The proteins below come from a single Azospirillum thermophilum genomic window:
- the actP gene encoding cation/acetate symporter ActP, producing MSIRILAAALTAALLAAGPAIAAGDMGAADKQAINPTAIAMFVAFVGLTLGITYWAAKRTRSASDFYTAGGGISGFQNGLAIAGDYMSAATLLGLSSLVYATGFDGVAYTVSFFVGWPIILFLMAERLRNLGRYTFADIASYRLDQSSVRTFAALGSLTVVICYLIVQMVGAGQLIKLLFGLDYAVAVVLVGVLMVIYVTFGGMIATTWVQIIKACLMLGGGLLLLVLTLSQFGFSLEAIAAKAIETHKAGPKIMGPGSLLADPVSTVSMSLGLVFGTAALPHIMMRFFTVPNAKEARKSVFVASGLIGMFFLVVAVLGMAAISIVGANPQYFEGGVVGGKLLGGGNMPIMHLAHAMGGDVLLGFMSAVAFATILAVVAGLALAGASAIAHDLYARIIRKGQATEAEEMRVSKLSSLALGVVGVILGIVFEKQNVAFLVGLTFGIAASVNFPVLILSMYWKGLTTRGALWGGFSGLVSAVALVVLSKTVWVAVLGYATPVFPYEHPALFSMSLAFIVTILVSKLDNSQRARAEIAAYDDQYVRSQTGIGAAAASSH from the coding sequence ATGAGCATCAGGATTCTCGCCGCCGCGCTGACGGCGGCCCTTCTGGCCGCCGGCCCGGCCATCGCCGCCGGCGACATGGGGGCCGCGGACAAGCAGGCCATCAACCCGACCGCCATCGCCATGTTCGTCGCCTTCGTGGGGCTGACGCTGGGCATCACCTACTGGGCGGCCAAGCGCACCCGGTCGGCCTCGGATTTCTACACGGCGGGCGGCGGCATCTCCGGCTTCCAGAACGGCCTTGCCATCGCGGGCGACTACATGTCGGCGGCGACCCTGCTCGGCCTGTCCAGCCTCGTCTACGCGACGGGGTTCGACGGGGTGGCCTACACCGTCAGCTTCTTCGTCGGCTGGCCGATCATCCTGTTCCTGATGGCGGAGCGGCTGCGCAACCTCGGCCGCTACACCTTCGCGGACATCGCCTCCTACCGGCTCGACCAGTCGAGTGTCCGCACCTTCGCGGCGCTGGGCTCGCTGACCGTCGTCATCTGCTACCTGATCGTCCAGATGGTCGGCGCCGGCCAGCTCATCAAGCTGCTGTTCGGGCTCGACTATGCGGTGGCCGTGGTGCTGGTCGGCGTGCTGATGGTGATCTACGTCACCTTCGGCGGCATGATCGCCACCACCTGGGTGCAGATCATCAAGGCCTGCCTGATGCTGGGCGGCGGCCTGCTGCTCCTGGTGCTGACCCTGTCGCAGTTCGGCTTCAGCCTGGAGGCCATCGCCGCCAAGGCGATCGAGACGCACAAGGCCGGGCCGAAGATCATGGGGCCGGGCAGCCTGCTGGCCGATCCGGTCTCCACCGTGTCGATGTCGCTGGGGCTGGTGTTCGGCACCGCCGCCCTGCCGCACATCATGATGCGCTTCTTCACCGTCCCCAACGCCAAGGAGGCGCGCAAGAGCGTCTTCGTCGCCTCCGGCCTGATCGGGATGTTCTTCCTGGTGGTGGCGGTGCTGGGCATGGCCGCGATCTCCATCGTCGGCGCCAACCCGCAGTATTTCGAGGGCGGCGTGGTCGGCGGCAAGCTGCTCGGCGGCGGCAACATGCCGATCATGCACCTCGCCCACGCCATGGGCGGCGACGTGCTGCTGGGCTTCATGTCGGCGGTCGCCTTCGCCACCATCCTGGCGGTGGTCGCCGGGCTGGCCTTGGCCGGCGCCTCGGCCATCGCGCACGACCTCTACGCCCGCATCATCCGCAAGGGCCAGGCGACGGAGGCCGAGGAGATGCGCGTCTCCAAGCTGTCCTCGCTGGCGCTCGGCGTGGTCGGCGTGATCCTCGGCATCGTGTTCGAGAAGCAGAACGTCGCCTTCCTGGTCGGCCTGACCTTCGGCATCGCGGCGTCGGTCAACTTCCCGGTGCTGATCCTCTCCATGTACTGGAAGGGGCTGACCACCCGCGGCGCGCTGTGGGGCGGCTTCAGCGGCCTCGTCTCGGCGGTGGCGCTGGTGGTGCTGTCGAAGACCGTGTGGGTGGCGGTGCTGGGCTACGCCACGCCGGTCTTCCCCTACGAGCATCCGGCGCTGTTCTCCATGTCGCTGGCCTTCATCGTCACCATCCTGGTGTCGAAGCTGGACAACAGCCAGCGCGCGCGGGCGGAGATCGCCGCCTACGACGACCAGTATGTCCGGTCGCAGACGGGGATCGGCGCCGCCGCCGCGTCCTCGCACTGA
- a CDS encoding SDR family oxidoreductase, whose amino-acid sequence MDRSFDGMVVVITGASSGIGRATAHAFAGRGATVVLAARRPEMLAEAADECRDLGGKAVAVPTDMTDEAAVERLARHTVARFGHIDVWFNNAGVGVFGRFEDIPSDVWRRVIETNVFGCMYGAKAAMRQFRAQGHGVLISNASIVGRLAKPDSTAYATSKFAVRGFSEALRQEVLDQPDIHICTILPSVIDTPFFQHAANYSHHRVRAAPPVYTPEKVARAVVGLVTSPRAEVIIGGAGKAAIAAKRLVPSLMTRVNGRALNDGFLADQPGDETTGTLFEPMRDGAAVHGGWRKGPNDGGVPVLTLALIGLPLGIMAWRRWQRTGAEASRRSRPVQGVRRAA is encoded by the coding sequence ATGGACCGATCCTTCGACGGGATGGTGGTCGTCATCACGGGCGCGTCCAGCGGCATCGGCCGGGCCACCGCCCATGCCTTCGCCGGCCGCGGCGCCACCGTCGTCCTCGCCGCCCGCCGGCCGGAGATGCTGGCGGAGGCGGCGGACGAATGCCGGGACCTCGGCGGCAAGGCCGTCGCGGTGCCCACCGACATGACGGACGAGGCGGCGGTGGAGCGGCTGGCCCGCCACACCGTCGCCCGCTTCGGCCACATCGACGTGTGGTTCAACAATGCCGGCGTCGGCGTCTTCGGCCGGTTCGAGGACATTCCCTCCGACGTCTGGCGCCGGGTGATCGAAACGAACGTCTTCGGCTGCATGTATGGCGCCAAGGCGGCGATGCGGCAGTTCCGCGCCCAGGGGCACGGCGTGCTTATCAGCAACGCCTCCATCGTCGGGCGTCTCGCCAAGCCGGACTCGACCGCCTACGCCACCAGCAAGTTCGCCGTGCGCGGCTTTTCGGAGGCGCTGCGCCAGGAGGTGCTGGACCAGCCGGACATCCACATCTGCACCATCCTGCCGTCGGTCATCGACACCCCCTTCTTCCAGCATGCGGCCAACTACAGCCACCACCGCGTCCGCGCCGCTCCGCCGGTCTATACGCCGGAGAAGGTGGCCCGCGCCGTGGTCGGGCTGGTGACCAGCCCCCGGGCCGAGGTCATCATCGGCGGCGCCGGCAAGGCGGCCATCGCGGCGAAGCGGCTGGTCCCCTCCCTGATGACGCGGGTCAACGGCCGGGCGCTCAACGACGGCTTCCTCGCCGACCAGCCGGGCGACGAGACGACCGGCACCCTGTTCGAGCCGATGCGCGACGGGGCGGCGGTCCATGGCGGCTGGCGCAAGGGGCCGAACGACGGCGGGGTGCCGGTGCTGACCCTGGCGCTGATCGGCCTGCCGCTCGGCATCATGGCGTGGCGGCGCTGGCAGCGGACCGGCGCGGAAGCCTCCCGGCGGTCCCGGCCGGTGCAGGGGGTGAGGCGGGCGGCATGA
- a CDS encoding ATP-binding protein — translation MIIHPNPNIEGAAFGDMKDPATGEFIAEALMRAAQEGRYLRYMWDKPSDPNNYAYEKISWVRHFPELDWYIASSVYEEELRSSSTVLRNRLFGISLAVTAIGGALGWVGTRWLVGPLQRLAGTADQVRAGNLDVQSGIRRNDEIGVLAATFDGMIGRVRDDIATLDSRVKERTAALEEAEARQRLILDAIPAAIAYLDGAERLRFVNRRWRELAGHDADDVLDRRLDEVLDADAYRRLSPHLERTRAGEAASFEDGGTGRDGRPLVTRTMLIPQRNARGATVGFFVLSLDVTEEREAQRQLLEAQRLKAVGQLSGGLAHDFNNLLSIILGNLSVARERFAGLEDLAACLEPALRASRRGADITARLLAFARRQPLKPQPVEVRLLVREMTVLLSRSLPASITIETPTIGTPAIGTPAIGTPADPAGGADGIWVVADPAQLENALVNLALNARDAMPQGGVLTLSVQERAEVETAGFDEPPAPGRYVEIAVRDTGCGFAPEGLARAFEPFFTTKSLGSGLGLSMVYGFVKQSGGYIRIDSAAGAGAAITLLLPRADAPEREDLPGGEPDDQPAPRWSGQLALVAEDDDDVRQVMRKQLMELGFSVMEAASGDEAMELLDQLDDLRLLVSDIVMPGVSGLQLARHLRVARPDVQVILISGFSVEEIDEREGLVILGKPWDKKDLAAAVRIPAAV, via the coding sequence ATGATCATCCACCCGAACCCGAACATCGAGGGCGCGGCCTTCGGCGACATGAAGGACCCGGCGACCGGCGAGTTCATCGCCGAGGCGCTGATGCGGGCGGCGCAGGAGGGGCGCTACCTGCGCTACATGTGGGACAAGCCGAGCGACCCCAACAACTACGCCTATGAGAAGATCAGCTGGGTCCGGCATTTCCCGGAGCTGGACTGGTACATCGCCTCCAGCGTCTACGAGGAGGAGCTGCGCAGCTCCTCCACCGTGCTGCGCAACCGGCTGTTCGGCATCTCGCTGGCGGTGACGGCGATCGGCGGGGCGCTCGGCTGGGTCGGCACCCGCTGGCTGGTCGGCCCGCTGCAACGGCTGGCCGGGACCGCGGACCAGGTGCGCGCCGGGAACCTGGACGTGCAGAGCGGCATCCGCCGCAACGACGAGATCGGCGTGCTGGCCGCCACCTTCGACGGGATGATCGGCCGGGTGCGCGACGACATCGCCACGCTGGACAGCCGCGTCAAGGAGCGCACCGCGGCGCTGGAGGAGGCGGAGGCGCGGCAGCGGCTGATCCTCGACGCCATCCCCGCCGCCATCGCCTATCTGGACGGGGCGGAGCGGCTGCGCTTCGTCAACCGCCGCTGGCGCGAACTGGCCGGGCACGATGCCGACGACGTGCTGGACCGCCGCCTGGACGAGGTGCTGGACGCCGACGCCTACCGCCGCCTGTCGCCCCATCTGGAGCGCACCCGCGCCGGGGAGGCCGCCAGCTTCGAGGACGGCGGCACCGGCCGCGACGGCCGGCCGCTGGTCACCCGGACCATGCTGATCCCGCAGCGCAACGCGCGGGGGGCGACGGTCGGATTCTTCGTGCTGTCGCTGGACGTGACCGAGGAGCGCGAGGCACAGCGCCAGCTTCTGGAGGCGCAGAGGCTGAAGGCGGTCGGGCAGCTCTCCGGCGGGCTGGCGCACGACTTCAACAACCTGCTGTCGATCATCCTCGGCAACCTGTCGGTGGCGCGGGAGCGCTTCGCCGGGCTGGAGGATCTCGCCGCCTGCCTGGAGCCCGCGCTGCGGGCGAGCCGGCGCGGCGCCGACATCACGGCCCGCCTGCTGGCCTTCGCCCGCCGCCAGCCGCTGAAGCCGCAGCCGGTCGAGGTGCGGCTGCTGGTGCGGGAGATGACGGTGCTGCTGAGCCGCAGCCTGCCCGCCTCCATCACCATCGAGACGCCCACCATCGGAACGCCGGCCATCGGGACCCCGGCCATCGGGACCCCGGCCGACCCGGCGGGCGGCGCCGACGGCATCTGGGTGGTGGCCGACCCGGCGCAGCTGGAGAACGCGCTGGTCAATCTGGCGCTGAACGCCCGCGATGCGATGCCGCAGGGCGGCGTCCTGACCCTGTCGGTGCAGGAGCGCGCGGAGGTCGAGACGGCGGGCTTCGACGAGCCGCCCGCCCCCGGCCGCTATGTCGAGATCGCCGTGCGCGACACCGGCTGCGGCTTCGCCCCGGAAGGGCTGGCGCGCGCCTTCGAGCCCTTCTTCACCACCAAGTCGCTGGGCTCCGGCCTGGGGCTGTCGATGGTCTACGGCTTCGTCAAGCAGTCGGGCGGCTATATCCGCATCGACAGCGCGGCGGGGGCCGGGGCCGCCATCACCCTGCTGCTTCCGCGGGCCGACGCGCCCGAGCGGGAGGACCTGCCCGGCGGCGAGCCGGACGACCAGCCGGCGCCGCGCTGGAGCGGCCAGCTCGCCCTGGTGGCGGAGGATGACGACGACGTCCGGCAGGTGATGCGCAAACAACTGATGGAGCTGGGGTTTTCCGTCATGGAGGCGGCGAGCGGGGACGAGGCGATGGAACTGCTCGACCAGCTCGACGACCTGCGGCTGCTGGTGTCGGACATCGTCATGCCCGGGGTGTCGGGGCTGCAGCTCGCCCGCCATCTGCGGGTGGCGCGGCCGGACGTGCAGGTGATCCTGATCAGCGGCTTCTCCGTAGAGGAGATCGACGAGCGCGAGGGGCTGGTCATTCTCGGCAAACCATGGGACAAGAAGGATCTGGCGGCTGCGGTCCGGATACCGGCGGCCGTTTAG
- a CDS encoding acyl-CoA synthetase, with protein sequence MSATSPYDLHLDKTAANYVPLTPLTFLERAASVWPDRLAVVHGPVRRTWAETALRCRKLASALAKRGIGKGDTVAMLAANTPELFEAHFGVPLAGAVLNAINTRLDAAAITFILEHGEAKLLICDREFAKVGKPAVAAMKTPIPVIDIDDPQFTGGELFGECDYEALVAGGEDDYPWVMPADEWDAIALNYTSGTTGNPKGVVYHHRGAYLNAVSNALSWSMGEAPVYLWTLPMFHCNGWCFPWTMAVVAGTSVCLRAVRVDAVLNAIREEGVTHFCGAPIVLNMINNAPAELKQGIDRKIKVMTAGAAPPAAVIAGAERMGWEVTHVYGLTEVYGPVTLCVWQDKWNDLPLDHKAALKARQGVRGPMLEAVMVASPDTLEPVPKDGMTVGEIFMRGNNVMKGYLKNPAATEESFRGGWFHTGDLGVWHEDGYLEIKDRSKDIIISGGENISSIEVEDVLYRHPDVLEAAVVARHDEKWGETPCAFVTLKDGAATTEADIIAFCRANLAHFKVPRTVVFQPLPKTSTGKIQKFILRQRVKEL encoded by the coding sequence ATGAGTGCGACCAGTCCGTACGACCTTCATCTCGACAAGACCGCCGCCAACTATGTCCCGCTGACCCCGCTGACCTTCCTGGAGCGGGCGGCCAGCGTGTGGCCCGACCGTCTGGCGGTGGTCCACGGCCCGGTGCGCCGGACCTGGGCGGAAACCGCGCTGCGCTGCCGCAAGCTGGCCTCGGCGCTCGCCAAGCGCGGCATCGGCAAGGGCGACACGGTGGCGATGCTGGCCGCCAACACGCCCGAACTGTTCGAGGCGCATTTCGGCGTGCCGCTGGCCGGCGCCGTGCTGAACGCCATCAACACCCGCCTGGACGCCGCCGCCATCACCTTCATCCTGGAGCATGGCGAGGCCAAGCTGCTGATCTGCGACCGCGAGTTCGCCAAGGTCGGCAAGCCGGCGGTCGCGGCGATGAAGACCCCGATCCCGGTGATCGACATCGACGACCCGCAGTTCACCGGCGGCGAGCTGTTCGGCGAATGCGATTACGAGGCGCTGGTCGCCGGCGGCGAGGATGACTATCCCTGGGTGATGCCGGCCGACGAGTGGGACGCCATCGCGCTGAACTACACCTCCGGCACCACGGGCAACCCGAAGGGCGTCGTCTACCACCACCGCGGCGCCTACCTGAACGCGGTGTCCAACGCGCTGTCCTGGAGCATGGGCGAGGCGCCGGTCTATCTGTGGACGCTGCCGATGTTCCACTGCAACGGCTGGTGCTTCCCCTGGACGATGGCGGTGGTCGCCGGCACCTCGGTCTGCCTGCGGGCCGTGCGGGTCGACGCGGTGCTGAACGCCATCCGCGAGGAGGGGGTGACGCATTTCTGCGGCGCGCCGATCGTGCTGAACATGATCAACAACGCCCCGGCCGAGCTGAAGCAGGGCATCGACCGCAAGATCAAGGTGATGACCGCCGGCGCCGCCCCGCCCGCCGCGGTGATCGCCGGAGCCGAGCGGATGGGCTGGGAGGTCACCCACGTCTATGGCCTGACGGAGGTCTACGGCCCCGTCACGCTCTGCGTCTGGCAGGACAAGTGGAACGACCTGCCGCTGGACCACAAGGCGGCGCTGAAGGCGCGCCAGGGCGTGCGCGGCCCGATGCTGGAGGCGGTGATGGTCGCCAGCCCCGACACGCTGGAGCCGGTGCCGAAGGACGGGATGACGGTCGGCGAGATCTTCATGCGCGGCAACAACGTGATGAAGGGCTACCTGAAGAACCCGGCGGCGACCGAGGAGTCCTTCCGCGGCGGCTGGTTCCACACCGGCGACCTCGGCGTCTGGCACGAGGACGGCTATCTGGAGATCAAGGACCGCTCCAAGGACATCATCATCTCCGGCGGCGAGAACATCTCCTCCATCGAGGTGGAGGACGTGCTGTACCGCCATCCCGACGTGCTGGAGGCGGCGGTGGTCGCCCGCCATGACGAGAAGTGGGGCGAGACGCCCTGCGCCTTCGTCACGCTGAAGGACGGGGCGGCGACGACGGAGGCCGACATCATCGCCTTCTGCCGCGCCAACCTCGCCCACTTCAAGGTGCCGCGGACGGTGGTGTTCCAGCCGCTGCCGAAGACCTCCACCGGCAAGATCCAGAAATTCATCCTGCGCCAGCGGGTCAAGGAGCTGTAA
- a CDS encoding response regulator, with protein MGGRKLIYVVDDDPDIRDLLRTVLEGFGFSAAFFASGQAVRTAIRREVPDVCIVDLGLPDMDGLTLVRELSEDVRFAVIVLTGRGDVSDRVLGLELGADDYIVKPFEPRELVARVKTVIRRREQLIANARGIGSDKARFGGWTFDLGALTLTADDGRRETLTAAEAALLVALLKAPRRVLTREQLQGPELDREDIPFDRAIDVRISRIRRKIEADPRSPKLIRTVYGAGYLFTADVTWLS; from the coding sequence ATGGGCGGGAGGAAGCTGATCTACGTCGTCGACGACGATCCGGACATCCGCGACTTGCTGCGGACGGTGCTGGAGGGATTCGGTTTTTCGGCTGCCTTCTTCGCCTCCGGCCAGGCGGTGCGGACGGCCATCCGCCGCGAGGTGCCGGACGTCTGCATCGTCGATCTCGGGCTTCCCGACATGGACGGGCTGACGCTGGTCCGCGAACTGTCGGAGGACGTGCGCTTCGCCGTCATCGTGCTGACCGGGCGGGGCGACGTGTCCGACCGGGTGCTGGGGCTGGAGCTGGGCGCCGACGACTACATCGTGAAGCCGTTCGAGCCGCGGGAGCTGGTTGCCCGCGTCAAGACGGTGATCCGCCGCCGCGAGCAGCTGATCGCCAACGCCCGCGGCATCGGGTCCGACAAGGCGCGCTTCGGCGGCTGGACCTTCGACCTCGGCGCGTTGACCCTGACCGCCGACGACGGCCGGCGCGAGACGCTGACCGCGGCGGAGGCGGCTCTGCTGGTCGCCCTGCTGAAGGCGCCGCGCCGGGTGCTGACGCGCGAGCAGCTCCAGGGGCCGGAGCTGGACCGCGAGGACATCCCCTTCGACCGCGCGATCGATGTGCGCATCTCCCGCATCCGCCGCAAGATCGAGGCCGATCCGCGCTCGCCCAAGCTGATCCGCACGGTGTACGGCGCCGGCTATCTGTTCACCGCCGACGTGACCTGGCTGAGCTGA
- a CDS encoding SPOR domain-containing protein: MQGLFDGGQDVEALGYSLEGAGQGLPQLAGCVDAALAAEQRAAAAVAAAKPSVALPAPAPAAKPDGVAVDLSTFASEATARSDWDHLKKVFGPLLAGREPVFAPRPRSSDGRVFTTVRIPGFADRDEAERFCKALRARGQECRPR; the protein is encoded by the coding sequence GTGCAGGGGCTGTTCGACGGCGGCCAGGACGTCGAGGCGCTCGGCTATTCGCTGGAGGGGGCGGGGCAGGGCCTGCCGCAACTTGCGGGCTGCGTCGATGCGGCGCTGGCCGCCGAACAGCGGGCCGCCGCCGCCGTCGCCGCCGCCAAGCCCTCGGTCGCGCTGCCGGCGCCCGCTCCCGCCGCGAAACCGGACGGGGTCGCGGTCGATCTCAGCACCTTCGCCTCGGAAGCGACGGCGCGCTCCGACTGGGACCATTTGAAGAAGGTCTTCGGGCCGCTGCTGGCCGGCCGCGAACCGGTCTTCGCCCCGCGGCCACGCAGCAGCGACGGCCGCGTCTTCACCACGGTGCGCATCCCCGGCTTCGCCGACCGCGACGAGGCGGAGCGGTTCTGCAAGGCTCTGCGGGCACGCGGGCAGGAATGCCGCCCGCGCTGA
- a CDS encoding cache domain-containing protein: protein MLRSRLFLRLFSTMLLLVGLFSSAYYLLSVPLVEEKAYQIELDASRTILDNVHELVGRIRSGLDEQRSAIIDGFRNEMRLTVSLAAGYMDYVFARMEHGEIGREEAERLVFDGLKAFRHGRDDYIWVTDYGSRILSHPDPDYAGRNVAELQDEQGRYILPTIIERARREGEGYHTYPWRRSAGGQPVQKMSYFRHLPEYRLVIGAGAWLDRIDAAVERRKAEAIEDLRQALRNIRIARTGYVYIFDSAGG, encoded by the coding sequence ATGCTCCGCTCCCGGCTGTTCCTCCGCCTGTTCTCGACCATGCTGCTGCTGGTGGGGCTGTTCTCCTCGGCCTACTACCTGCTGTCGGTGCCGCTGGTGGAGGAGAAGGCCTATCAGATCGAGCTGGATGCCAGCCGCACCATCCTCGACAACGTGCACGAGCTGGTGGGCCGGATCCGCAGCGGCCTGGACGAGCAGCGCTCGGCCATCATCGACGGCTTCCGCAACGAGATGCGGCTGACCGTCTCCCTGGCGGCGGGCTACATGGATTATGTCTTCGCCCGGATGGAGCACGGCGAGATCGGCCGCGAGGAGGCGGAACGGCTGGTCTTCGACGGGCTGAAGGCCTTCCGCCACGGGCGCGACGACTATATCTGGGTCACCGACTACGGCTCGCGCATCCTGTCGCACCCCGACCCCGACTATGCCGGCCGCAACGTCGCCGAGTTGCAGGACGAACAGGGGCGCTACATCCTGCCGACCATCATCGAGCGCGCCCGGCGCGAGGGCGAGGGCTATCACACCTATCCCTGGCGCCGTTCGGCCGGCGGGCAGCCGGTGCAGAAGATGTCCTATTTCCGCCATCTGCCGGAATACCGGCTGGTGATCGGGGCCGGCGCCTGGCTGGACCGGATCGACGCCGCGGTGGAGCGCCGCAAGGCCGAGGCGATCGAGGATCTGCGCCAGGCCCTGCGCAACATCCGCATCGCCCGCACGGGATACGTCTACATCTTCGATTCCGCCGGCGGATGA
- a CDS encoding DUF485 domain-containing protein: MSDPVYQRVRANPKFQQLVARRGRLALVLSLIVLGAYYALMMVVAFAPDLLRSPVAEGGALSIGFPIAAVVIVVSWLLTGVYSYFANGEFEDLNNQIVAESRK; encoded by the coding sequence ATGTCGGATCCGGTCTACCAACGGGTTCGCGCCAATCCGAAATTCCAGCAGCTCGTCGCCCGGCGCGGCCGGCTGGCGCTGGTCCTGTCGCTGATCGTGCTGGGCGCCTACTACGCGCTGATGATGGTGGTCGCCTTCGCCCCCGACCTGCTGCGCAGCCCCGTCGCGGAAGGCGGCGCGCTCAGCATCGGCTTCCCCATCGCCGCCGTGGTGATCGTCGTCTCCTGGCTGCTGACCGGGGTCTATTCCTACTTCGCCAATGGCGAGTTCGAGGACCTCAACAACCAGATCGTGGCGGAGAGCCGGAAATGA
- a CDS encoding patatin-like phospholipase family protein, translating into MTGATTLPLTLVLSGGNALGAFQAGAYEVLHERGLLPQRVVAVSIGAVNAALIAGNPPEARVEALRRFWDAATQDRLVIGSPLLSSPLFGPLVGDGRARALQSPLLGSPGVFRPRLPGALSLLPGMPGDASLFDLGPLRTTLARLVDFDRLNGGELPLTVVAVDAVTGDEVRFAAGDPGLRMEHLLASCGFIPFFPPVEIEGRLLCDGAMVANLPLEAAIGEPVAEDRLCIAIDLFDRQGGPPRTVGQSVDRQLDLLLSSQTRRTIDGLRRSHRLRRRLANLASHLPADRRNGSGPADPDLAEALAEASRAGDGATALMVVGSTAVPGDAEMRSFDFSRPVLEERWQAGRRRMEQALDRLAGMEVAPGDFAVEMVGAVP; encoded by the coding sequence ATGACCGGCGCGACGACCCTGCCGCTGACCCTGGTGCTGTCCGGCGGCAATGCGCTCGGCGCCTTCCAGGCCGGCGCCTATGAAGTGCTGCACGAGCGCGGGCTCCTGCCGCAGCGGGTGGTGGCCGTCTCCATCGGGGCGGTCAACGCCGCGCTGATCGCCGGCAACCCGCCGGAGGCGCGGGTGGAGGCGCTGCGGCGCTTCTGGGACGCGGCGACACAGGACAGGCTGGTGATCGGCAGCCCCCTGCTCAGCAGCCCGCTGTTCGGGCCGCTGGTCGGCGACGGGCGGGCGCGGGCGCTGCAGTCGCCGTTGCTCGGCAGCCCGGGGGTGTTCCGGCCGCGCCTGCCCGGCGCCCTGTCCCTGCTGCCCGGCATGCCGGGGGACGCCAGCCTCTTCGACCTGGGGCCGCTGCGCACGACGCTGGCCCGCCTGGTCGATTTCGACCGGCTGAACGGCGGCGAACTGCCGTTGACCGTGGTGGCCGTGGACGCGGTGACCGGAGACGAGGTGCGGTTTGCGGCCGGCGACCCCGGCCTGCGGATGGAGCATCTGCTGGCCAGCTGCGGCTTCATCCCCTTCTTCCCGCCGGTGGAGATCGAGGGGCGGCTGCTGTGCGACGGCGCCATGGTCGCCAACCTGCCGCTGGAGGCGGCGATCGGCGAGCCGGTGGCGGAGGACCGGCTGTGCATCGCCATCGACCTGTTCGACCGGCAGGGCGGTCCGCCGCGTACCGTCGGGCAGTCGGTGGACCGGCAGCTCGACCTCCTGCTGTCCAGCCAGACCCGCCGGACGATCGACGGGCTGCGCCGCAGCCACCGGCTTCGCCGCCGGCTCGCCAACCTCGCGTCGCACCTGCCTGCAGACCGGCGCAACGGCTCCGGCCCGGCCGACCCAGATCTGGCGGAGGCGCTGGCCGAGGCGTCACGGGCGGGGGACGGCGCCACCGCCCTGATGGTCGTCGGCTCCACCGCCGTGCCGGGCGATGCGGAGATGCGGTCCTTCGACTTCTCCCGCCCCGTGCTGGAGGAGCGCTGGCAGGCCGGCCGCCGCCGGATGGAACAGGCGCTCGACCGGCTGGCCGGGATGGAGGTCGCGCCCGGCGACTTCGCCGTGGAGATGGTCGGGGCGGTTCCCTGA
- a CDS encoding DUF2231 domain-containing protein — protein MAVKDTLRAVRNAGPRTSSDERTGATSAAAIGRHPIHPVLIPYPVAFLTATLGTDVAYWRTGDPFWARTSQWMLRLGLASGVVAATAGAADYLSIPRARKHAVGPLHAIGNATVLALSLANLLARRDDPEDAVVPRGLALSAATTALLGVTAWAGGEMIYRHRIGVIEEEGAGEPDALPSGDAAGRGLLRHDARRETQHESA, from the coding sequence ATGGCGGTGAAGGATACGCTGCGGGCCGTCCGCAACGCGGGACCCAGGACCTCTTCCGATGAACGGACCGGCGCCACCAGCGCCGCGGCGATCGGCCGCCACCCGATCCACCCCGTCCTCATTCCCTATCCGGTGGCCTTCCTGACCGCGACGCTCGGCACCGACGTCGCCTACTGGCGCACCGGCGATCCCTTCTGGGCGCGCACCTCGCAATGGATGCTGCGGCTGGGCCTCGCCTCGGGCGTGGTGGCCGCGACCGCCGGCGCCGCCGACTACCTGTCGATCCCGCGGGCGCGCAAGCATGCGGTCGGCCCGCTCCACGCGATCGGCAACGCCACCGTTCTTGCCCTGTCGCTCGCCAACCTGCTCGCCCGCCGCGACGATCCCGAGGATGCGGTGGTGCCGCGCGGGCTCGCCCTTTCGGCGGCCACCACGGCGCTGCTCGGCGTTACCGCCTGGGCCGGCGGCGAGATGATCTACCGCCACCGCATCGGCGTCATCGAGGAGGAGGGAGCGGGGGAGCCCGACGCGCTGCCCTCCGGCGACGCGGCCGGCCGCGGGCTGCTGCGCCATGACGCCCGGCGCGAAACCCAGCACGAGTCCGCGTGA